The following is a genomic window from Spirosoma foliorum.
AGAAATTACGCGCTACAAAATAGCCCGCAGTTGGACTAATTGAACCTGAAAAACCGCTCAGAAGGTCATTTTTTTGGTAACTGAACTGACCGACACTAAATCCAGCGTTCCAGCGGCCTTTTTCTGTTTGTGCTTTTGCCGAAATTTGGATAAAAACAAGCAGAACAATACAAATGAGGTTTTTCATAAGAGATGTGTTTAGAACTGTTTAACAGGTGGCAATTAAGCACTAATTAGAATTAATCGACCTACTATTTATATTAAATGAAGTTAAAAACGGCCTATATTGAGTAAATGGGCAGCAAAAGCATAACTTAGCCTAAGCTGATAGATAGTCTCATTGAGGTCATTTTTGTATTTTGGCAACAGAAGTAAATTGTAATTTTTCAGTTATTGTGTATCTTTAACCTCCTGACGTTAACCGCTATAACTATGAAAAACCCGTATTTATTCCGTGAGAAAAAAGGTAGTTGTTTCAGTACCCAAGCACTTAAAAAAGTATCTTTTAAATCCTGAATTTGGCAACATCGAGCCAGATGGTGGCCTGTATGTTGGGGGGCGTTCGTTGATTCGGGCACAGATCTCCAGTATGATTGTGGCGATTCCTTACGTTTACCAACGAGTTGAACCAAGCGGCAACAATCTAACCATCTGGTATAGCTGCCGGGATAAAACCCACGAAGTGCCACCCGAAAAAATCAGCATTCTGGCCAAAGCCCTGGATGAGCTCTTTAGGCGTTCGCTGATTATCGAAGTACGGGCCTTACATGGACTTTGTGGAGGTGACTACTCCCGGTTTATTCGGAGCTTTCTGGAGCGTTACCAAATCGAGCCGGATGTGGATGTGGATTTTGAAACCATCCGCAAAATTTATCGGGATTATCTGGAGCGAGTGGACAAGCAAACCAGAGCCGCCGAAAAAAATATTTTTGCCTAACCTGTCCGGCTGGGCGCAACATTGTCCGGCTGAGAGCAACATTGTCCGACTGAGTGCAAAAGTATCCGGGCTAAACTAGCCCAAAAAGAGCCCCTACGGCGCGTAGAGGCTCTTTTTGTTTTGGAAAGTGGCCTAAAATCCAGTCCTTTCCAGCGGCTAAGTAGGTGGCTACTTTTGGCTATGCAAGTAACAGAGAGCCGGATAGGCTTAACACTCCAGCAGCCAAATGCTGGCCAGGTGGCTAGGCTCAAGCTCCTACCCATTGAGCAGGTGCTGGCCATCCTTTCACCCGATGAGCTGCCGGTGGTGGGCTCCCCCAAAACCGTTTCTAAGAATGCGCTCAATGTGGTGGCAGGCGCTCCACTCACTGAGCTAGTATTTCCAGCGGGTGGCTGCACCATGCAGGAAACCAGCCAGGCCGATCCAACGGGAGCGGGCACCATTTGGGAGCTGACCCTGGAGGCCGCACTACCCCGAAACCAGCCAGCGCTCACCGACTGGCTAGAGACGAACCAGGCCAGGCGATGGCTGGCCATTTGGCTGGATCGAAACGGCCAGGCCTACCTGGCCGGAGAACCCGGCAACGGCCTCCGATTGGAAATAAACCGAACTATCGGAGCGCTCAACTATGTGCAGGTAACAGCCAAAGCCAGGAGCTGGCACCCTGCCTGGTTTCTGGAAACCTTCGACAGCACCACCCTCTTTGCCGATGTCGATTTTGATTCAGCCTTTGACATTTCTTTTAACGCTTAATAACCACTTATAAACAAGCCGATGGCAGCACCCGACGACAGCGCTTTAAAGGCGCTCATTGATTCAAACATTCCAGATGCCACTCCGACCCAACAGCGGAGAGGTAAAGCCTCATTTGTACGCTATGTACTGTATCAACTCATTGATTGGGTAAAGACCGCTATCAATGGCAACCTATCCACCTGGCTACGTACAAGTGATAGCACACCAGGCGGTGCCAATAATGAGGGCGTATTTAGGACAGGAGCCGTTACCTTATTTGGTGGCCTAACAACAAGAGGAATAAGCAATGCAACGAACATGGTTGATAGTATTGCTGGTCAGGTAGCGCTCCAAGTTCAGGGCCAGGGTAACGGCAAGGCGGCTATTATCGAGTTTCACATACCAGGCATAGCGATTCCCCAATTAGGCGTAGATCCTGATTTGGTGTTAAAATGGCGACCTTATCAGGGGGTGTTGGCGTATCCCTTGATTATAAACGAACTATCGCCATTGTTAAAACTGTCATCGACTTTTGGCAACAAACGAATATCACTCTGGGATACCTACAATAACGACCATCAATTTTTTGGATTCGGCGTGAACAGCGCTACACTCCGTTACCAAGTAGGAGAAGCGGGCTCTAACCACATTTTTTATGCTGGCACATCGCCCGCAACGAGTCAAGAACTCATGCGGATACAGGGAGATGGCAAAATAGGTATTGGTACGCCAGCGGGACAAACGCCATCCTATCCAGTAGACATAAATATGTCAAACCCAGCAAGCGGGGTTTTCCTGAATCTTTACAATCGGTCAACCAGTGCCCAGAACGGGGCGCTAATGCAGTTCGGCCAAAAGGATGTTACTACCTGGACAATCGGTTGTTTAGGCACCGAAAGCACCTTTGTCATATCGGGCTGGAGTGGAGCCGGACAGTCTGAATGGGTTAGAATATTAGGAGCCAGTGGATTTATGGGACTAGGCACTAGTGCACCCACATCTAAAATGCACTTAAAAGGAACCACCGGCCACCAGCAGCTCCGACTGGAAACCAGCTACACACCAACCAGCACCAGCGACGCAAACGGCCAGGTAGGGCAAATCTGCTGGAGTGATACCTATTTCTACGTAAAAACCACGGCTGGCTGGAAACGGGCAGCACTCACCACGTTTTAATCTTTTTTGACCAATGAATGCAATACATAACCACATTTCCAGTGAGGCCATCACTGGCTTAAGCCGGATAGGCGAACATGAGAATTTCGTGATTACGCGGGATCTCAATATGGTGCAACAGGTACGAATAATTACCCTAGATGCCTCTAGTGGCCTACCGATTACGGAGCAGATCCTGGCCGACGAATCATTAACATCCGATCAGAAAAAGGCGGCTCTCCAGCGGTATGCCGATCAGATTGTTACGCGGCAAACGGATGGCTCTTATGTGGACTTTCAAGGCCGAGTCGTACCAGCCGACTACGAAGGCGAGTCGATAAGCCAGCGGGATTTTTTCCAATCCATTACGCTTGGATCGCTCAAACAAATGGGTGTAGCCATCAACGATTCCACCAGTGTGGCCAGCCTCATTTACCTACTCATTCAGCGGGAAATTGCCAACATTGACAGCAGAGGAGGCCTGTAATGGAGCAACAGAAACCGATGGCTTTTTTACATCACCTACCAGACTTCGACTTAGACCGCGCTTTATTAATTGCGCTTTCTGATTCGTTTTACTGCCTGCCGGTGGTCATTGATAGCCGACTGGAGAAGCCGGATCAAATGACGGTTTTGCAGGATGTGCTGGTGGAGCTGGCCGATCACAAACTATTGCTCATTCCTGCCGATTTTATTACCGATTGCCACAGCACTCCACCCTGGAGCCAGAGCCTGCTGCCTGCATACGATAACCTTACCAACCTGGCAGCAGTGGCTCACGATAGGCTGTATATGGATTGGGAAAAGTTCGCAGATCTCTACGTTGAAATAAAGGCGCTTGGCGATAGCGCTGACAGGGCTTATGCCGATGGGGTTTACTTTGAACTGATGGAACGCTTTAAGCCTGGTAGTTTCCGAAATAAGCTCTATTACGCGGCTGTACGGCTTTTTGGCTGGTGGCGTTGGCGAAAGTTTCGCCGTAAGGCTCCCTCTTAATCTGTAACCAAACTTTATTTATTAACTAATAGCCAAACGTTGTGTTGTACT
Proteins encoded in this region:
- a CDS encoding DUF1353 domain-containing protein, with protein sequence MAFLHHLPDFDLDRALLIALSDSFYCLPVVIDSRLEKPDQMTVLQDVLVELADHKLLLIPADFITDCHSTPPWSQSLLPAYDNLTNLAAVAHDRLYMDWEKFADLYVEIKALGDSADRAYADGVYFELMERFKPGSFRNKLYYAAVRLFGWWRWRKFRRKAPS